A part of Helicobacter fennelliae genomic DNA contains:
- a CDS encoding bacteriophage T4 gp5 trimerisation domain-containing protein, translated as MSASNTSHSYSNTLTLLPITFSYTPSLKSKPKAPSSTLGVVIGESEDIDGERNTIHTDNFGRVKVRINCFASQEVIDNARVKEQNNVQGKNIENNHSQGTLQNINGNTNTHTQTTNDTLSNTTQTEENIHSQENHTTNNDVDSNNSQTKAYSYHYSPYLRVSSPIASISSGLYHTPRVGDEVIVSFFDEDIDKPYISASLYNQSNPALPPLPLNAHQTSLSARTLNNTKETEDTNSSIVESGLNEITLSNIKEKEQIYLQAQRDYEELIKHNFTQKIQNNKDSIVEGAYNERIKKIHTQTIDLAKIVSIGGEYNTNVALSKDTIVGLSHTLNVGASNKLRVAKDSSESVGEDKRVEIGGSVKEEIKGDKHEEIKGEVQTHIEGSLTKNVEKEMFINVYENYSTNVKENLSTNAKSMQDNIEEQYSLQADNATLELKSDCAIQAGNTIIHQVGDTSITAKGDCVTIKAGGVEVVIDSKGLVVKGGEVRAE; from the coding sequence ATGAGTGCTTCAAACACATCTCACTCTTATAGTAATACCCTCACCCTTTTACCTATTACCTTTAGCTATACTCCCTCTTTAAAGAGTAAGCCTAAAGCTCCTAGTAGCACTTTAGGAGTTGTTATTGGAGAGAGTGAGGATATAGATGGAGAAAGAAATACTATTCATACAGATAACTTTGGTAGAGTAAAGGTCCGAATAAATTGCTTTGCTTCTCAAGAGGTTATAGATAATGCAAGAGTGAAAGAACAAAATAATGTTCAAGGAAAAAATATAGAGAATAACCATTCACAAGGCACTCTTCAAAACATTAATGGAAATACTAACACTCATACACAAACAACCAATGATACTTTAAGCAATACAACACAGACAGAGGAGAATATACACTCACAAGAAAATCATACAACAAACAATGATGTGGATAGTAACAATTCACAAACGAAAGCCTATTCTTATCATTACTCTCCTTATCTTAGAGTAAGCTCTCCTATTGCAAGTATAAGTTCAGGTTTGTATCATACTCCAAGAGTGGGAGATGAAGTGATTGTAAGTTTCTTTGATGAGGATATAGATAAGCCTTATATCAGTGCTAGTCTGTATAACCAAAGTAATCCTGCCTTGCCTCCTTTGCCTTTAAATGCTCATCAAACAAGTTTAAGTGCAAGAACTCTTAATAATACAAAAGAGACAGAGGATACAAACTCTTCTATAGTAGAATCTGGATTAAATGAAATCACGCTCTCTAATATAAAAGAGAAAGAACAAATCTATCTTCAAGCACAAAGAGATTATGAAGAACTCATTAAACATAACTTCACTCAAAAGATACAGAATAATAAAGATTCCATAGTAGAGGGAGCATATAATGAAAGGATTAAAAAGATTCATACGCAAACCATAGATTTAGCAAAGATTGTAAGTATTGGAGGAGAATATAATACAAATGTGGCTTTATCTAAAGATACCATTGTAGGATTAAGTCATACTTTAAATGTAGGAGCAAGTAATAAACTTAGAGTAGCTAAGGATAGTAGTGAGAGTGTAGGGGAAGATAAAAGGGTAGAGATAGGGGGAAGTGTAAAAGAAGAGATAAAGGGAGATAAACACGAAGAGATTAAAGGAGAAGTGCAAACACATATAGAGGGGAGTTTAACGAAGAATGTAGAAAAAGAAATGTTTATTAATGTTTATGAAAATTACTCTACTAATGTTAAAGAAAACTTATCTACTAATGCAAAATCTATGCAAGATAATATAGAAGAACAATATTCACTTCAAGCAGACAATGCTACATTGGAATTAAAATCTGATTGTGCCATACAAGCTGGTAACACTATAATTCACCAAGTAGGAGATACTTCTATTACTGCTAAGGGAGATTGTGTTACTATTAAAGCTGGTGGAGTAGAAGTAGTCATAGATTCTAAAGGATTAGTCGTTAAAGGTGGGGAGGTAAGGGCGGAGTGA
- a CDS encoding ribonuclease domain-containing protein, with protein MNHDSNESNTAGIKIGLPNSSNKGFDVKAGMIDSNPNAPYNPNNNLKLYDSKDTYNRIPFAEVIMCNIDCEEFLKNATTLNKQNNIESTTNTESAHQNNTNQPFTYEDSNITAKEIINKDNTSTLVIESNTNLLEYQGNIADTLMSGLSGVFASMATLAEKYGVDKSLKESTKGLGTKGRILASVLFQTEGASVSLTYNYGNNGKDLLKAGVTLGAEIAGTYIATKIGLSLMASSMGLSIAALPVLPAVAISALAAVGIGLFLNTQVGKWVTDSIAEHLIQPLIDNLKPKLQSFFSMFDSNPLEYELVPNPTLSSKDYQSLIELLLNKNSNALDIDTLLHTFPNYLAYPTHSYSTKDSTNSSLSLSTPKDALPIHIKAQCFNHKKEALSNREIYVYSPNFYSFVDRAKSDENGFIEFHNAYVSSKMTNSDLYFVLNRYGLDEEQKDFHIKISPSKTIQPKDKQVGELLEQRLSFEKNIPKAITLNDNIKPNIKVNAIEYIPQEYNHNSFNSPLEHHLIESITLQAHYVLKDSHKKNIQGDEQSLLKESIQRYKHKTKWGYIVFDRDEEIEQTLKQVNKTQPLVYSKRFKELENIKGEIVNIPFKEEWENKQIRFFAYLWRANRDVGIDVEKREYSYIIQVVHTKQEEKAWYENEKLWDTIDAVSLGAAFIPVGGWTAGVVIKAGAEGAKVAIRWASKKLTTRTLKLRNTQNKITIQQYEYKITKYITRSTNRVAKPKYPKQSLSQMPQHVRARYEERVASNWKRSKGVPDKKLEAGRKWKNDIAQLPTRDTKGNPIFYKEHDISIASSQSGRGAERIVVGHSQDGNVLYDYIYYTPNHYNDFIHLIPK; from the coding sequence ATGAATCACGATAGCAATGAATCCAACACAGCAGGTATTAAAATAGGCTTACCTAACTCTAGTAATAAAGGATTTGATGTTAAGGCTGGCATGATAGATTCTAACCCCAATGCTCCCTATAATCCAAATAATAATCTTAAACTTTATGATTCTAAAGATACATATAATCGTATTCCTTTTGCAGAAGTTATAATGTGCAATATTGATTGTGAAGAGTTTTTAAAAAATGCCACAACATTAAACAAACAAAACAATATAGAATCTACGACCAACACAGAATCTGCACACCAAAATAATACAAACCAACCCTTTACCTATGAAGATTCTAACATTACAGCTAAAGAAATTATCAATAAGGATAATACTTCAACTTTAGTCATAGAATCTAATACAAATTTGCTAGAATATCAAGGTAACATAGCAGATACTCTAATGAGTGGATTAAGTGGAGTGTTTGCTTCAATGGCAACATTAGCAGAGAAATATGGGGTAGATAAATCACTCAAAGAATCAACTAAAGGACTTGGAACTAAAGGCAGAATCTTGGCTAGTGTATTATTTCAAACAGAGGGTGCTTCAGTAAGTTTAACTTATAATTATGGCAATAATGGTAAGGATTTATTAAAAGCTGGGGTAACTCTTGGAGCAGAAATAGCTGGGACATATATTGCAACAAAGATAGGTTTATCCTTAATGGCTTCATCAATGGGGCTAAGTATAGCAGCTTTACCTGTCTTGCCCGCTGTTGCTATCTCTGCCCTTGCCGCAGTAGGCATTGGATTATTTCTTAATACTCAAGTAGGCAAATGGGTAACTGATTCAATTGCCGAACATCTCATACAACCTCTTATTGATAATCTAAAACCCAAACTCCAATCTTTCTTTTCTATGTTTGATTCTAATCCTTTAGAATATGAATTAGTGCCAAATCCTACTTTATCCTCCAAAGACTACCAATCCCTTATAGAACTTCTCTTAAACAAAAACTCTAATGCCCTTGATATAGATACACTTCTCCATACTTTTCCAAACTATCTTGCTTATCCTACCCACTCTTATTCCACTAAAGATTCCACAAACTCTTCTCTTTCTCTCTCTACTCCAAAAGATGCTCTCCCTATACACATCAAAGCCCAATGCTTTAATCATAAAAAAGAAGCTTTAAGTAATAGAGAGATTTATGTGTATTCTCCAAACTTTTATTCTTTTGTAGATAGGGCTAAAAGTGATGAAAATGGCTTTATAGAATTTCATAATGCTTATGTCAGCTCTAAGATGACTAATTCAGATTTGTATTTTGTATTAAATAGGTATGGTTTAGATGAAGAACAAAAAGACTTTCATATCAAAATCTCTCCTTCTAAAACTATCCAACCAAAGGATAAACAAGTAGGAGAACTTTTAGAGCAAAGATTAAGCTTTGAGAAAAACATTCCTAAAGCTATCACTCTCAATGACAATATAAAGCCCAATATTAAAGTTAATGCCATAGAGTATATACCACAAGAATACAATCACAATTCTTTTAATTCACCTTTAGAACATCATCTTATAGAATCTATCACACTTCAAGCCCATTATGTTCTTAAAGATTCTCACAAGAAAAATATACAAGGTGATGAACAAAGTCTTCTTAAAGAATCTATACAAAGATATAAACATAAAACTAAATGGGGATACATTGTATTTGATAGAGATGAAGAGATAGAGCAAACATTAAAGCAAGTCAATAAGACACAACCTCTGGTTTATTCTAAGAGATTTAAAGAATTAGAAAATATTAAAGGGGAAATAGTCAATATTCCTTTCAAAGAAGAATGGGAGAATAAGCAAATAAGATTCTTTGCTTATTTATGGAGAGCAAATAGAGATGTGGGAATAGATGTGGAAAAAAGAGAATATAGCTATATCATCCAAGTAGTCCATACCAAGCAAGAGGAAAAAGCTTGGTATGAGAATGAAAAGCTATGGGATACCATAGATGCTGTATCATTAGGTGCTGCTTTTATCCCTGTGGGTGGTTGGACTGCTGGTGTGGTAATTAAAGCCGGTGCAGAAGGTGCAAAAGTTGCTATCCGTTGGGCTAGTAAGAAACTCACAACAAGAACTCTAAAACTAAGAAATACGCAAAACAAAATCACAATTCAACAATATGAGTATAAAATAACAAAATATATCACTCGTTCTACCAATAGAGTAGCTAAACCTAAATATCCAAAACAAAGCCTTAGCCAAATGCCACAGCATGTAAGGGCTAGGTATGAGGAAAGAGTAGCGAGTAATTGGAAAAGAAGTAAGGGGGTGCCGGACAAAAAACTTGAGGCGGGTAGAAAATGGAAAAACGATATAGCACAACTACCTACGAGAGACACTAAGGGCAATCCTATCTTTTACAAAGAACACGATATAAGCATAGCAAGTAGTCAAAGTGGTAGAGGTGCAGAACGAATTGTAGTAGGACATAGTCAAGATGGCAATGTGTTGTATGACTATATCTACTATACACCCAATCATTACAATGATTTCATACATTTGATACCAAAATAA
- a CDS encoding bacteriophage T4 gp5 trimerisation domain-containing protein produces the protein MTFSYTPSLKSKPKAPSSTLGVVIGESEDIDGERNTIHTDNFGRVKVRINCFASQEVIDNARVKEQNNVQGKNIENNHSQGTLQNINGNTNTHTQTTNDTLSNTTQTEENIHSQENHTTNNDVDSNNSQMKAYSYHYSPYLRVSSPIASISSGLYHTPRVGDEVIVSFFDEDIDKPYISASLYNQSNPALPPLPLNAHQTSLSARTLNNTKETEDTNSSIVESGLNEITLSNIKEKEQIYLQAQRDYEELIKHNFTQKIQNNKDSIVEGAYNERIKKIHTQTIDLAKIVSIGGEYNTNVALSKDTIVGLSHTLNVGASNKLRVAKDSSEYVGEDKEVEIGGSVKEEIKGDKHEEIKGEVQTHIEKSLMQNVEGDMDINTTQNYTLVSNEKTILKSSKAMSLTTNENLSLEADSSNSEIQTNYSVNAGNTIIHQVGDTSITAKGDCVIIKAGGVEVVIDSKGLIVKGGEVKAE, from the coding sequence ATTACCTTTAGCTATACTCCCTCTTTAAAGAGTAAGCCTAAAGCTCCTAGTAGCACTTTAGGAGTTGTTATTGGAGAGAGTGAGGATATAGATGGAGAAAGAAATACTATTCATACAGATAACTTTGGTAGAGTAAAGGTCCGAATAAATTGCTTTGCTTCTCAAGAGGTTATAGATAATGCAAGAGTGAAAGAACAAAATAATGTTCAAGGAAAAAATATAGAGAATAACCATTCACAAGGCACTCTTCAAAACATTAATGGAAATACTAACACTCATACACAAACAACCAATGATACTTTAAGCAATACAACACAGACAGAGGAGAATATACACTCACAAGAAAATCATACAACAAACAATGATGTGGATAGTAACAATTCACAAATGAAAGCCTACTCTTATCATTACTCTCCTTATCTTAGAGTAAGCTCTCCTATTGCAAGTATAAGTTCAGGTTTGTATCATACTCCAAGAGTGGGAGATGAAGTGATTGTAAGTTTCTTTGATGAGGATATAGATAAGCCTTATATCAGTGCTAGTCTGTATAACCAAAGTAATCCTGCCTTGCCTCCTTTGCCTTTAAATGCTCATCAAACAAGTTTAAGTGCAAGAACTCTTAATAATACAAAAGAGACAGAGGATACAAACTCTTCTATAGTAGAATCTGGATTAAATGAAATCACGCTCTCTAATATAAAAGAGAAAGAACAAATCTATCTTCAAGCACAAAGAGATTATGAAGAACTCATTAAACATAACTTCACTCAAAAGATACAGAATAATAAAGATTCCATAGTAGAGGGAGCATATAATGAAAGGATTAAAAAGATTCATACGCAAACCATAGATTTAGCAAAGATTGTAAGTATTGGAGGAGAATATAATACAAATGTGGCTTTATCTAAAGATACCATTGTAGGATTAAGTCATACTTTAAATGTAGGAGCAAGTAATAAACTTAGAGTAGCTAAGGATAGTAGTGAGTATGTAGGAGAGGATAAGGAGGTGGAGATAGGGGGAAGTGTAAAAGAAGAGATAAAGGGAGATAAACACGAAGAGATTAAAGGAGAAGTGCAAACACATATAGAAAAATCTTTGATGCAAAATGTAGAGGGAGATATGGATATAAATACCACACAAAACTATACTCTCGTAAGCAATGAAAAAACGATATTAAAATCTTCTAAAGCAATGAGTTTAACAACAAATGAAAATTTAAGTCTTGAGGCTGATTCTTCAAATTCAGAGATTCAAACCAATTATAGTGTTAATGCTGGTAACACTATAATTCACCAAGTAGGAGACACTTCTATTACTGCTAAGGGAGATTGTGTTATTATTAAAGCTGGTGGAGTAGAAGTAGTCATAGATTCTAAAGGACTTATAGTTAAAGGTGGGGAGGTGAAGGCGGAGTGA